One part of the Bacillus sp. FJAT-45350 genome encodes these proteins:
- the pyrF gene encoding orotidine-5'-phosphate decarboxylase, whose product MSQPVIIALDFSSEKEVTNFLTPFEGENLYVKVGMELFYSTGPALIEKLKDRGHNVFLDLKLHDIPNTVNKAMKALARLDIDIVNVHAAGGSAMMKAAREGLEAGTAAGTTRPKLIAVTQLTSTTEEMMQNELRIQGSLESTVKGYAQLAEASGLDGVVCSSLEVPLIKEACQSSFITVTPGIRLAGDAVGDQKRVTTPEQARKLGSWGIVVGRSITGSADPKTAYEKVLREWECQS is encoded by the coding sequence ATGAGTCAACCAGTAATTATTGCTTTAGATTTCTCAAGTGAAAAAGAGGTTACTAATTTTTTAACACCTTTCGAGGGAGAAAATTTGTATGTAAAAGTGGGAATGGAGCTTTTCTATAGCACAGGTCCAGCTTTAATTGAAAAGCTTAAGGACCGAGGGCATAATGTATTCTTAGATTTAAAGCTTCATGATATTCCTAATACTGTTAATAAAGCAATGAAGGCACTTGCTAGATTAGATATAGATATTGTTAACGTTCATGCTGCTGGAGGAAGTGCGATGATGAAGGCTGCCCGTGAAGGCTTAGAGGCTGGAACGGCTGCAGGTACTACTCGTCCGAAATTAATTGCGGTGACTCAGCTTACTAGTACCACAGAAGAAATGATGCAAAATGAACTTAGAATTCAAGGCTCTCTTGAAAGCACAGTAAAAGGATATGCTCAATTAGCAGAAGCTAGTGGGCTAGATGGAGTTGTTTGCTCTTCATTAGAAGTCCCTTTAATAAAGGAAGCATGTCAGTCATCCTTTATTACGGTAACCCCTGGAATTAGATTAGCTGGAGATGCAGTAGGAGACCAAAAACGTGTCACTACTCCTGAGCAAGCTCGTAAGCTAGGTAGCTGGGGAATTGTTGTTGGTCGTAGTATTACTGGAAGTGCCGATCCAAAGACAGCTTATGAAAAAGTACTCAGAGAATGGGAGTGTCAGTCATGA
- the pyrE gene encoding orotate phosphoribosyltransferase yields the protein MKEAIAKHLLEIKAVSLSPSEPFTWSSGMKSPIYCDNRLTLSYPAIRREVASGLEQLIKENYSTVDVIAGTATAGIPHAAWVSERMDLPMVYVRSKSKGHGKGNQIEGAIKSGDKVVVVEDLISTGGSVITAAEALREAGAEVIGVVAIFTYGLEKGNTQLEEAGLAYSVLTDYETLIQVALESNHVTDEEVTKLKKWRENPSTTEWMNG from the coding sequence ATGAAAGAAGCAATTGCAAAGCATTTACTAGAAATTAAGGCAGTAAGCTTAAGCCCAAGTGAACCATTTACATGGAGCTCTGGAATGAAGTCGCCAATTTATTGTGATAACAGATTAACTTTGTCATATCCAGCTATTAGAAGAGAAGTAGCTTCCGGACTTGAACAGTTAATTAAAGAAAATTACTCTACTGTCGATGTTATTGCTGGAACTGCTACAGCAGGTATTCCTCATGCAGCGTGGGTTAGTGAAAGAATGGACTTGCCAATGGTGTATGTTCGTAGTAAGTCAAAGGGCCATGGTAAAGGAAACCAAATAGAAGGTGCGATCAAGTCTGGAGACAAAGTAGTCGTTGTTGAAGACTTAATTTCAACTGGTGGTAGTGTTATTACAGCAGCTGAAGCGTTACGTGAAGCTGGAGCTGAAGTAATTGGAGTTGTAGCAATCTTTACATATGGTTTAGAAAAGGGAAATACGCAGCTTGAAGAAGCAGGACTAGCATATTCAGTACTGACTGATTATGAAACATTAATCCAAGTTGCTCTTGAAAGCAACCATGTAACAGATGAAGAAGTAACGAAGCTAAAAAAATGGCGTGAAAATCCATCAACAACTGAATGGATGAATGGATAA
- a CDS encoding ATP-binding protein: protein MKIIRKNFNWKVLTKSFSFRILVVMLIVAIIPIIIFGTYSMKFVKTSLDESASNSTEAISEHLIEVYQRNILGQAQHIDLELKLVEQNVMMVKQMTEEIFQNQDTYMPIEEIVLTKAEEGYYWDQIVQRGSSNVGVLGQREITVELLDNLSRSKYLEPLFQQSLKQNDNISAIYFIMPDSSWRIFPAMNLEREVSERFFDPSTPITDYPFYQSALTNNHDINRTIWTEPYLDVTHRMLMFSSTTPVYDNETLLGVVGADITIETVINNILNIKFKDDNAYSFLVDKEGSLIAIQENGIDHFKALEIKNRLANNKQLPKISYLQDDNILLSSVIPTTDWYLGYVLPKESLVGPIKVMTTEFIKGSESKIITQIALMSFLLLCLCIMLSIMLRTSITTPINDLIYGFSKLGTGTTDIITKSKFTEFQHLTDSFNSMSSHIDYLLHQLENRLEEKEHLHNELIQLNYQLEQIVEARTKELITTNRQLTEKNKELKKVQKARSELISNLSHDFKTPLTVISGYIEAFQDGIIPKEEEKMYLEKMNQRILSLNRLVKDMHELSSLESNKSILRKEKKSLLQIIELIEMGTKTKPIDKFAVKVYWDKELKDTFHSLSIEVDIVYLNRALDNIIENAIKYGDSDKPLVIEVKIEHDNLTIDITNEGQGIQAEHLPHLFKRTYRVDKARNSKKAGHGLGLAIVKEIIEAHNGKVSVSSEVGKTTTFTLEFPLY from the coding sequence ATGAAGATAATACGTAAGAATTTTAATTGGAAAGTACTTACTAAATCATTCTCATTCAGAATTTTAGTAGTCATGCTAATCGTTGCTATCATTCCTATCATTATTTTCGGAACTTATTCAATGAAGTTTGTAAAAACATCCTTAGATGAAAGTGCCTCTAATTCAACTGAAGCCATTAGTGAACATTTAATTGAAGTGTATCAACGAAATATCTTAGGACAAGCTCAGCATATCGACTTAGAGTTAAAGCTTGTTGAACAAAACGTTATGATGGTTAAACAAATGACAGAGGAAATATTTCAAAATCAAGATACATATATGCCTATTGAAGAAATAGTATTAACAAAAGCTGAAGAAGGTTATTATTGGGACCAGATTGTTCAAAGAGGTTCATCTAATGTAGGAGTGCTCGGTCAGAGGGAAATAACGGTTGAATTACTTGATAATTTATCAAGAAGCAAATACTTAGAGCCATTATTTCAACAATCACTTAAGCAAAACGACAATATTTCAGCTATTTATTTTATTATGCCAGATTCATCTTGGCGTATTTTTCCTGCAATGAATTTAGAAAGGGAAGTCTCTGAAAGATTTTTCGATCCATCTACGCCAATTACCGATTACCCATTCTATCAATCAGCTTTGACTAACAATCATGATATTAATAGAACCATATGGACAGAGCCATACTTAGACGTAACACATCGAATGCTTATGTTTTCTTCTACTACACCTGTTTACGATAATGAAACATTACTTGGTGTTGTAGGCGCTGACATTACAATTGAAACGGTCATTAATAATATCTTAAATATCAAATTCAAAGATGATAATGCCTATTCTTTTTTAGTAGATAAAGAAGGCAGTCTAATTGCAATACAAGAAAATGGAATCGATCACTTTAAGGCTTTAGAAATAAAAAATCGGTTAGCTAACAATAAGCAATTACCTAAAATCTCTTATTTACAGGATGATAATATCCTTCTTTCTAGTGTAATTCCTACAACTGACTGGTACCTAGGATATGTACTTCCAAAAGAATCGCTTGTAGGACCAATTAAAGTAATGACAACAGAGTTTATCAAAGGTAGCGAATCAAAAATTATTACCCAAATTGCCTTAATGTCATTTCTTTTACTTTGTTTATGTATCATGCTTTCTATTATGTTACGCACAAGCATAACTACGCCGATCAACGATTTAATCTATGGTTTTAGTAAACTAGGTACTGGGACAACCGACATCATAACTAAATCGAAATTCACAGAATTCCAACACTTAACAGACTCATTCAATTCAATGAGTAGCCATATTGATTATTTGCTTCATCAGTTAGAAAATCGATTGGAAGAAAAAGAGCATTTACATAATGAACTCATCCAATTAAATTACCAATTAGAACAAATTGTTGAAGCTCGAACGAAAGAATTAATTACAACGAATAGGCAGTTAACTGAAAAAAATAAAGAGTTAAAAAAGGTGCAAAAGGCAAGATCTGAGCTTATCTCTAACTTGTCACACGATTTTAAAACTCCGCTAACTGTGATTTCAGGGTATATTGAAGCTTTTCAAGATGGCATAATCCCTAAAGAAGAAGAAAAAATGTATTTAGAGAAAATGAATCAGCGAATTCTTTCCTTAAATCGATTAGTTAAAGATATGCATGAATTAAGTTCACTTGAGAGTAACAAGTCAATATTACGTAAAGAGAAAAAGTCCTTGTTACAAATAATTGAACTTATTGAAATGGGGACAAAAACGAAGCCAATAGACAAATTTGCTGTTAAAGTGTATTGGGACAAAGAATTGAAAGATACTTTTCATTCACTTTCAATTGAAGTCGATATTGTCTATCTTAACCGGGCATTGGATAACATAATAGAAAACGCAATAAAATATGGGGATTCCGATAAACCATTAGTAATTGAAGTGAAAATTGAGCACGATAATTTAACTATCGATATTACTAACGAAGGGCAAGGCATTCAAGCTGAACATTTACCCCATTTATTTAAACGGACCTATCGTGTGGACAAAGCTAGAAATTCTAAAAAGGCTGGACACGGGCTTGGTTTAGCAATTGTAAAGGAAATTATTGAAGCACATAATGGAAAGGTCAGTGTATCAAGTGAAGTCGGAAAAACTACAACGTTCACACTAGAATTCCCACTATATTAA
- a CDS encoding response regulator transcription factor encodes MAFEHIVVIDDEEEIGELLSLYLKKEGYTYTVVQEGLKGIEVVKEEKPDLIILDIFLPDVSGLDVCRTIRTFSETPILFLSCKDTEVDKIVGLTIGADDYISKPFSPNELIARMKAHLRRVRLLKKPFNEEMKNEEPSFLISKSLKLDLKKHESLLHNRPLTLSAKEFQLLSFFMAHPKQVFSTEHLLEKIWGYEQYLNTKTVKVHIGNLRKKIEEDPKNPKILLNIRGVGYKFNEDNT; translated from the coding sequence ATGGCATTTGAGCATATTGTCGTAATAGATGATGAAGAAGAAATCGGGGAACTCCTCAGCCTTTATTTAAAGAAAGAAGGGTATACATACACAGTAGTCCAAGAAGGTCTTAAAGGGATTGAAGTAGTAAAAGAGGAAAAGCCAGACCTAATCATACTTGATATCTTTTTACCAGATGTAAGTGGCTTAGATGTTTGTCGAACGATTCGTACATTCTCAGAAACTCCTATTCTATTTCTGAGCTGTAAAGATACTGAGGTCGATAAAATAGTTGGGTTAACTATCGGAGCAGATGATTATATTAGCAAACCGTTTAGTCCGAACGAATTAATTGCACGTATGAAAGCACATTTAAGAAGGGTTAGACTATTAAAGAAACCTTTTAATGAAGAAATGAAAAATGAAGAACCTTCATTTCTCATTTCAAAATCTCTAAAGCTTGATTTAAAGAAGCACGAGTCTTTGCTACATAATAGACCCTTGACCCTTTCAGCAAAAGAATTTCAGTTGCTAAGCTTTTTTATGGCACACCCAAAGCAAGTATTTAGTACGGAACATCTATTAGAAAAAATATGGGGTTATGAACAATATTTAAATACGAAGACTGTCAAAGTACATATTGGGAATTTGCGAAAGAAAATTGAAGAAGACCCGAAGAATCCTAAGATTTTACTAAATATTCGAGGCGTAGGTTACAAATTTAATGAAGATAATACGTAA
- the qhpC gene encoding quinohemoprotein amine dehydrogenase subunit gamma, with protein MKHIKGINGKAQSLERRLKDGELRDVQGLSLPMGCTTVFDPGWEADDSGTGLANACQPMERDLYGCYGDCWWAAQVPDGLVKHTTWHEECPAAVRDWQKLKFVGE; from the coding sequence ATGAAACATATTAAAGGAATTAACGGTAAGGCACAAAGTTTAGAAAGAAGATTAAAAGATGGTGAGTTACGAGATGTTCAAGGTTTATCATTACCAATGGGGTGTACAACAGTATTTGATCCCGGTTGGGAAGCTGATGACAGTGGTACAGGTTTAGCTAATGCGTGTCAACCGATGGAACGAGATTTATATGGCTGCTATGGTGATTGTTGGTGGGCTGCTCAAGTACCTGATGGATTGGTGAAACATACAACTTGGCATGAAGAATGTCCAGCAGCAGTTAGAGATTGGCAGAAATTGAAATTTGTTGGAGAGTAG
- the peaA gene encoding quinohemoprotein amine dehydrogenase subunit alpha, translating to MKKQMKRGTRWGIWSLNLIILLLVWTACSNQDEVKEGPVEDEPVNVVLETEYSSLIQSSCLTCHAVENGKAERISDIRKTPEGWDLTISRMQDVWGLDITHEEKREIIKELSHTNGLAPAEMEESMYWITREGTTIEDDRGVFAQSCLQCHSIGQPLAQRRTDEEWDKLKDFHVAFNPAMIYQLRAVDWDEEAGRAIKYLQENYGFHTKEYEEWQGNKVTHNPAGEWRIVGISPTYGMYTGTSTFTGEGDDFREERTIAVNGEQIHHKGNSILYSGYSLRTSLDGEERFRGYYNFDRAGKKITGSRVKVGDTGIYANEVYYPIDSNELLDVWPKSIQKGIKTKVHIAGSGLPENIALEQIKTNDMLQVSSIEQQNDDLWLDVEIQTNVTDLVVTEISVEGVSNTVSITLFNEVDFIKVTPEYGLGRYGDEHGRKSVQFQAIAYSFGPDGIQGTEDDVALGPVQANWSMTDYSSWGEEHHDDQFIGKLDEHTGMFEPAGHGPNPEREWNTNNAGGVNIHAVYVDPVTGEHLSADGFLLSTVPDFVPKVY from the coding sequence ATGAAGAAACAAATGAAAAGAGGGACACGTTGGGGGATTTGGTCTTTAAATTTAATTATTCTACTACTAGTATGGACAGCCTGTAGTAATCAAGATGAAGTAAAGGAAGGACCAGTTGAGGACGAGCCAGTAAATGTTGTATTAGAAACAGAGTATAGTAGTCTAATCCAAAGCTCATGTCTTACCTGTCATGCAGTAGAGAATGGTAAAGCTGAGCGCATTAGTGATATAAGGAAAACTCCTGAGGGTTGGGATTTAACCATTTCTAGAATGCAGGATGTCTGGGGACTTGATATAACACATGAAGAAAAGCGAGAAATTATAAAAGAGTTAAGTCATACAAATGGTTTGGCACCTGCAGAGATGGAAGAATCTATGTATTGGATTACTAGAGAAGGTACGACAATTGAGGATGATAGAGGTGTTTTTGCCCAATCATGTTTACAATGTCATTCGATTGGCCAACCATTAGCGCAAAGGAGAACTGATGAAGAATGGGATAAGCTAAAAGATTTTCATGTAGCCTTTAATCCAGCAATGATTTATCAGTTACGTGCAGTTGATTGGGACGAAGAAGCAGGTCGAGCGATTAAATACTTACAAGAAAATTACGGATTCCATACTAAGGAATATGAGGAGTGGCAAGGCAATAAGGTTACTCACAATCCAGCTGGTGAATGGCGCATTGTTGGGATTTCACCTACCTATGGAATGTATACAGGCACCTCTACTTTTACTGGTGAGGGTGATGACTTCCGTGAAGAGCGAACGATTGCTGTGAATGGTGAACAAATACATCACAAAGGTAATTCAATTCTTTATAGTGGCTATTCATTACGAACTAGTTTAGACGGTGAGGAAAGATTCAGAGGTTACTATAACTTTGACCGTGCAGGGAAGAAGATAACTGGTTCAAGAGTAAAAGTAGGCGATACTGGAATTTATGCTAATGAAGTTTATTATCCAATAGACAGCAATGAACTATTAGATGTTTGGCCAAAAAGTATCCAAAAGGGTATAAAAACAAAAGTTCATATTGCGGGAAGTGGTTTACCTGAAAATATTGCGCTAGAGCAAATAAAAACAAATGACATGTTACAAGTTTCGAGTATTGAGCAACAAAATGACGATTTATGGCTTGATGTTGAAATTCAAACGAATGTAACTGATTTGGTAGTGACGGAGATATCTGTTGAAGGTGTGTCTAATACAGTATCTATCACATTATTTAACGAAGTCGACTTTATTAAAGTAACTCCAGAATATGGTTTAGGACGTTATGGAGACGAGCATGGTAGAAAAAGTGTTCAATTCCAAGCGATTGCCTACTCTTTTGGTCCTGATGGTATTCAAGGAACAGAAGATGATGTTGCGCTCGGTCCAGTACAAGCAAATTGGAGTATGACAGACTATAGTTCTTGGGGGGAGGAACATCATGATGACCAGTTCATTGGTAAATTAGATGAACATACAGGTATGTTTGAACCTGCTGGTCACGGTCCAAATCCAGAAAGAGAATGGAATACGAACAATGCAGGTGGTGTAAATATTCACGCAGTTTATGTTGATCCTGTGACGGGTGAACATTTAAGTGCAGATGGGTTCTTATTATCAACAGTTCCAGACTTTGTTCCAAAAGTTTACTAA
- a CDS encoding radical SAM/SPASM domain-containing protein, with the protein MLQKTVSTEIVLSNEIVFYVDDEPYIFQGLSGIITALDGVSEAIIKYMKRNKPINTGEIVDGLSTTFSRVDIEEAIDELIKSSVLYEQGDRKHPLVRTTDVPNATELPIATLVFHLINSCNLGCTYCYAGDGEYGAPQKVMSQQTATDAIDFLIRESKHLNDISVILFGGEPFLNWKQLKYIVEYGKQAAERTNKNISFSLTTNGTLLNDERIAFIKEHNIGVSVSMDGDEKTQDKWRPFQNGAGSYKLVSSNVRKLVAEKSGKPVAARVTLTKGFPYVRDTLHHLFSLGFHEVGFAPVTETDEMMMLARPEMMDLLDQFEELANDFIESVKQNEYLGFSNLTNLLSDLHQGQTKAYGCGAGLGFMAVSPGGDLYLCHRFNEDPEVQLGDIYQGINREFQQKLLKDLHVDTKTTCSRCPLKHSCAGGCYYEAKEQQGEITAPNLHYCNWMLRWTKIGLETYVRIMKEDSSFMDRMTGTNYCQTN; encoded by the coding sequence ATGCTACAAAAAACAGTATCTACTGAGATTGTATTATCTAATGAAATTGTATTTTATGTTGATGACGAGCCCTATATTTTTCAAGGACTAAGCGGAATTATTACAGCCCTGGATGGGGTTTCAGAAGCAATTATAAAATATATGAAACGAAATAAACCAATCAATACAGGTGAAATCGTAGATGGTTTATCAACAACATTTTCAAGAGTAGATATTGAAGAAGCAATTGATGAATTAATCAAATCTAGTGTCTTATATGAACAAGGGGATAGAAAACACCCCCTTGTTCGTACAACGGATGTCCCTAATGCTACAGAGCTACCAATTGCAACATTGGTATTTCACCTAATCAATTCTTGTAATCTAGGTTGCACGTATTGCTATGCTGGTGACGGTGAATATGGTGCTCCACAAAAAGTTATGAGTCAACAAACCGCAACGGATGCAATTGATTTTCTCATCCGAGAATCAAAGCATTTAAACGATATTTCAGTCATTCTTTTCGGTGGGGAACCTTTCTTAAATTGGAAGCAGTTAAAGTATATTGTTGAATATGGAAAACAAGCTGCTGAACGAACTAATAAGAATATCAGCTTTTCATTAACAACAAATGGAACGCTTTTAAATGATGAGAGAATTGCATTTATTAAAGAGCATAATATTGGTGTTTCCGTAAGTATGGATGGTGATGAAAAAACACAAGATAAGTGGCGGCCTTTTCAAAATGGTGCAGGTTCATACAAACTAGTTAGCTCAAATGTTAGGAAGCTAGTAGCAGAAAAATCAGGGAAGCCCGTTGCGGCAAGAGTTACTTTGACTAAAGGGTTTCCGTATGTTCGTGACACGTTACATCACCTTTTTAGTTTAGGGTTTCATGAAGTAGGTTTTGCACCGGTGACTGAAACAGATGAAATGATGATGCTGGCTAGACCGGAAATGATGGATCTCCTAGATCAGTTTGAAGAGTTGGCAAATGACTTTATCGAAAGTGTGAAACAAAATGAGTACTTAGGTTTCTCGAATCTAACAAACTTACTCAGTGACTTACATCAAGGGCAAACAAAGGCTTATGGGTGTGGTGCTGGTTTAGGTTTTATGGCCGTTTCACCAGGTGGGGACTTGTATCTGTGTCATCGCTTTAATGAAGACCCTGAAGTTCAATTAGGTGATATTTATCAAGGGATAAATCGTGAATTTCAACAAAAACTCCTCAAGGACCTTCATGTTGATACAAAAACAACATGCTCACGTTGTCCTTTAAAGCATAGCTGTGCTGGGGGTTGTTATTACGAAGCAAAGGAACAACAAGGAGAAATAACTGCACCAAATCTACATTACTGTAATTGGATGCTACGCTGGACAAAGATTGGATTAGAAACATATGTACGGATTATGAAGGAAGATTCGAGTTTTATGGACCGAATGACAGGAACAAATTATTGTCAAACAAATTAG
- a CDS encoding YncE family protein, with protein MSVRLDSRIIYPILVFILIASIVGIYTQKVTSAATEVKETLYISGYDMTIAVDPIKMEIIEEIPIKGPNRDMTWTKDGQTLFVNSAGRQEVAVVNTIKNEVVDTLTFSEPSNQITARIFGIAVDEKGETLYATLMRTKRKPAELVPLDPIIAVMDLETKEVVKEIDVPVGTHALQFLEDPTKLAVWAKDLYMLDLTTDELTKYHELMLPSNPNEQGIANYLYFWNRDKESANSLTAGMFKFFPDTEEVTENIFMVDRKTAEVTDIELPEPIGLFSVVVTNDKKYAYGGMNYIHKIKLDTMEIESIVHEPGTSYGYNLSSDGQTLYVSGAGADLSFIDTNSMEYKKILELPTDTMDIRVVQVQQ; from the coding sequence ATGAGTGTAAGGTTAGATAGTCGAATCATCTATCCAATCTTGGTGTTTATCTTAATAGCTTCCATAGTAGGGATATATACACAAAAAGTAACATCAGCTGCTACTGAAGTTAAAGAAACCCTTTATATTAGTGGTTATGATATGACAATCGCAGTTGACCCTATAAAAATGGAAATAATTGAAGAAATTCCAATCAAAGGTCCAAATCGTGACATGACTTGGACGAAGGATGGTCAAACACTTTTTGTTAATAGCGCTGGGCGACAAGAGGTAGCCGTTGTAAATACAATCAAAAACGAAGTCGTAGATACACTTACTTTTAGTGAACCTTCAAACCAAATTACTGCAAGAATTTTTGGGATAGCAGTTGATGAAAAGGGAGAAACATTATATGCAACATTAATGAGAACAAAACGTAAGCCAGCTGAACTTGTTCCACTAGATCCTATTATTGCAGTGATGGATTTAGAGACTAAGGAAGTTGTTAAGGAAATTGATGTTCCTGTAGGTACACATGCATTACAGTTTTTAGAGGACCCTACTAAGCTAGCAGTTTGGGCAAAAGACCTCTATATGTTAGATCTTACAACAGACGAGTTAACAAAATATCATGAATTAATGCTTCCGAGTAATCCAAATGAACAAGGAATTGCAAACTATTTATATTTTTGGAATCGGGATAAAGAAAGTGCAAACTCTTTAACAGCAGGTATGTTCAAGTTTTTCCCAGATACCGAGGAAGTAACAGAAAATATCTTTATGGTTGACAGGAAAACAGCTGAAGTAACCGATATCGAACTTCCAGAACCTATTGGTTTGTTCTCTGTAGTAGTTACAAATGATAAAAAATATGCGTATGGAGGAATGAACTATATCCATAAAATTAAGCTCGATACAATGGAAATTGAGTCAATCGTTCATGAGCCAGGTACATCATATGGATATAACTTAAGTAGTGATGGACAAACGCTATATGTTTCAGGTGCTGGAGCAGATTTATCATTTATTGATACAAACTCGATGGAGTATAAGAAAATTCTAGAATTACCAACGGATACGATGGATATTCGAGTTGTTCAAGTACAACAATAG
- a CDS encoding U32 family peptidase: protein MNVLAPISSAEEVEMLAENGAEEFYCGVLPTEWIKKFSAGVWMNRRNPQASLPSYEEFALLVERSQKYSIPVFIALNAPYYTQDQIPSILEMVKETQSLGAGAFIVSDIGLMKAIKDHVPNAQIHVSSLATPINKHSVHMFKELGANRIVFPRSLHLDEIAEIIDAGGKEIEYEVFILNDGCIYEEGNCFTTHNQVGAFCSTENWDFEWQPSNGDKTFSSLETVKLEQHIKDYREFVWYTNSCGCTLSDQGLPLGPCGLCALPSLAKIGVNSLKIVGRETSPYRKLASVQLVSEIVRSVREGVEEKSVKEKAIRIRKTPDKCASGYMCYYK, encoded by the coding sequence ATGAATGTTCTAGCACCAATTAGTAGTGCAGAAGAAGTAGAAATGCTTGCTGAAAATGGAGCAGAAGAATTTTATTGTGGAGTTCTTCCTACAGAATGGATCAAAAAATTTTCAGCTGGTGTTTGGATGAATCGCCGTAACCCTCAAGCTAGTCTACCTTCTTATGAAGAATTTGCTTTATTAGTAGAACGATCACAAAAATATAGTATTCCAGTTTTTATCGCATTAAACGCACCTTATTATACACAAGACCAGATCCCGAGTATTTTAGAGATGGTTAAAGAAACACAGTCGTTAGGAGCAGGAGCTTTTATTGTTAGTGATATTGGATTAATGAAAGCGATCAAAGACCATGTCCCTAATGCTCAAATTCATGTAAGTAGCTTAGCTACACCAATAAATAAACATAGTGTTCATATGTTTAAAGAGCTTGGTGCTAATCGAATTGTTTTTCCAAGAAGCTTACATTTAGATGAGATCGCTGAGATTATTGATGCCGGTGGAAAAGAGATAGAATATGAGGTTTTTATCCTGAATGATGGTTGTATTTATGAAGAAGGTAATTGTTTTACGACTCATAATCAAGTTGGTGCTTTTTGTTCAACTGAAAATTGGGATTTTGAATGGCAACCTTCAAATGGAGATAAAACATTCTCTTCTTTAGAAACAGTTAAACTAGAACAACATATTAAGGATTACAGAGAATTTGTTTGGTATACAAATAGCTGTGGTTGTACATTGTCAGATCAGGGGTTACCACTTGGACCGTGTGGTTTGTGTGCTTTACCCAGCTTAGCAAAAATCGGAGTGAACTCTCTGAAAATTGTTGGTAGAGAAACATCACCATATCGAAAATTAGCAAGTGTCCAATTGGTTTCTGAAATTGTTCGTTCAGTCAGAGAGGGCGTAGAAGAAAAAAGTGTAAAAGAAAAAGCGATTCGCATTCGTAAAACACCGGATAAATGTGCTTCTGGATATATGTGCTACTACAAATAG